Genomic DNA from Corticium candelabrum chromosome 5, ooCorCand1.1, whole genome shotgun sequence:
caaatCTCTTTACCACTTTACTGGCTAGCTGGTATGCAGGTGTGAAGTACCACCTCTAGGCAACACGAATTCCGAAAAATTGTTTCTTAATAGTTTCTGCTTTTTCTAGTGTGTGTTTTAGAGTGCAAGACAAGCGTTAGCCAAGATTTACTAGAATGCGTATGCAAATAATGATAATTATCTCACCGATCTGCATGCTCCAACGATATGACGACGGTAACTATAGCGTTAATAGGGTGTCATAGGATCATCATCGCTTAGCTGCAACAAATCAGTTTATCATGACAGCAGTCgggacagacacgtgatagtcGTGTGTTGGTATGTTGGGTTGGTGCCGTTACTATTGTGAGATCTTTCTTTCAATACTATTGGCATCTAACAACCGTACTCGTGCTGAGACCAACAGTGATCTGTCAATTGTAAACGTCCACAATAGAAACTGTTTCTTGTGAAACGAGACAAACCAGAGTAAATGCTGCGCCGCCATCTTGTTGTTCTTCTCACTGCACTGGCAGTAATCTCGGCACAAAAGTTTAAAGATGGGGTGCGAAAGCAAGAAGACCGTTTTGCAGATCCTTGTTCTGCCGGCAAGTGTATGATATTGTATAGATAGCCAGTTTTTTGTTGCTTTGGCGTATGACCAGATCAAATTGTTGTGGTcaaattctgttgttgttgtttagcaCGGTTTGAGTATGACATCGCAGTTGATCGCCAAACTCTGAAGTTGGCGGTTTCATCCAACCACGACAAGCATGGCAGAGATAGACGAGCCGCCATTGCCTATGCTGACCGTCTCTGGCCTCACGGTGTTGTTCCCTACGAGTTTGATAGCAAGTCAGCATACTCATGTAAGTTTGGTTTTTATATTATGGCTTAATTGCTATATATCTAAAGCTAGTTGTGCATTCTATTTGGCAGCAAACGTATGCCCTCTCACATTTAATttactgatatatatatatatatatatatatatatatatatatatatatatatatatatatatatatatatatatatatatatttatacttgCAAATTGAAGATTATGCACAACtgtattaactaattaaactGCTTAAAGATTACAATACTTTGGTGCTTACTAGCTGCTTGCAGTTTTATCATATTTGCACGAAAACTGTGGCGTCTAGCTAGCTCGAGTCTTTAATTTCCTTTAGCTTGTTGCAACATAATTTAACTTATAATCggcagttaattaaactattgtaCAGTACTTTGTCAGGCGCTAATAGATTGTTTATCCAAAACAGTTTTGTCATATAAAATGTGCTCTAAGTTTGGCATTTTCTTTATCCAGTTGCTCAGGAGGCAATTGTGTTACGTGCTATTAGACACTGGGAGACTCGCACTTGTCTCACTTTTATTCCTAAGCGACCACGTGACAGAAATTatgtttctttctacaaaGGCAGTTGTGGGTCAGTCATTAATTTGTCTGCAAGTATAAAGATTTGGTGTGGAAATTTTTGTGGTATTTTTTAGGTGTTGTTCATATGTCGGAGTTCAAGGAGGAAAGCAAGGCATTTCTGTTGGAGCTAagtaaaaattgaaattctACAATGCTAAAATATTTATTGGTAGAGTATGTTGTTGATGACAGCTGTTACAAGCTGGAAATTGTAGTTCATTTAGTTGGTCATTCAGTAGGATTTTGGCATAGGCACACACAACCAGGTTTCTGTATTTTTTAAAAGTATGTATTTCagtttagctaattattgtTGCAGATCGGGGCAAACGTGTAAAAATCCTATGGGATAACATCAAGCAGTTGGCATATAGAATTAACTCTCCTAGTCAGCTGAGTAGTGGAGatatcaaacaaataaataaattgtatAACTGTtcaggtatatatatatatatatatatatatatatatatatatatatatatatatatatatatatatatatatatatatatatatatatatatatatatatatatatatatatatatatatatactaatgtACAGAGAAAATTGGAAGTTTAATTGTTGTTTACAGGATGTGGCAGCATATTGGCACGAGGGTCAGGAAGTTTCTCTCCTCCAAAGAACAGCACCTCAAACACATGCATTTGGCACATCCGTGCCGAGAGGGGCTACTACATTTCATTACGAATCAAGACATCTGAGTTGGGAATGATGGTTGATGGTCGTTGTCAGTTACCTTATGTTGAGGTAAAAAACTACGTTACATCAAATGAAACAAATCATTATTGTCAACAAGTTGAAACTTACATTGTTCTTCAATCGCCTGGTTCCCAACTTTATGTGTCATACACTCGAAACACCAGTAATTCAGGGAAAACATTCACTGCATCTTACACAAGTATACACAAGACTTCTGCCCTAGCATTGCAGATTGTAACTTTcttttgttgtctttctgCATTGTAGCATCATGCAGCAAAAGTTTTACAAGTGCCGTTGGTATTCTACAATCACCATTGTTCCCGAGCAGTTATCCTGCAAATGGGCAGTGTCAATGGGTAATTACTGGACAGGGTAAAATCAATGTCTCATTTGCTGCATTTGAGATGGAATCCCATTTTAATTGTGGTTACGACTATCTTGAGCTAAGAGATGGTCCAGACATTAGCTCTAAGTTGTTAAAAAGATTGTGTGGTAGCTCACATCCTGCACTATTAAGTACAACTGGTAACCAGCTTTTTATTCGCTTTAAGTCTGATAGAGCTGTGCAGAAATTAGGATTTAGTATGCGATGGGAATCAGGTATTTACTTTCAtttgtaatattattatatcagCAATTGTTTTGAATCAACTTTTTGTGCTCAGATGCAGATGAATGTGCTAAAGACAATGGTGGATGTGATGATAATTGCATCAATTTGTTTGGAAGCTACAAGTGCACATGCAGACTTGGCTATCGTTTAGCAAGCGACGGACATCGCTGTCTGCGTAAGAGAAACTTCATGTTCTGCTGGTATTTAACAATGCTGTATATatgatgtatgtatatatgtatacatatacatacagatgGCTGTGGTGGTGTCCTAACAGGATTGTCTGGAGTTATCACATCACCCAATTACCCAAGATATTATGTTGACAACAAACTGTGTGAATGGCAAATTCGTCTACCAAATAGTGCAAACGTTATCCTATCGGTCACAGAGTTTGATGTGGAAACAGGAGGTTCTCACTGCATCTATGACAGGGTAGAAATATATAATGGATCAGCACCACATCCTATTGGCCAATATTGTAATGGACACGAGATGCCAAAAAACACCAATTTAGGAAATGTAGTACGAATAGTATTCAGGACAGACGGTTCAACCGTTCGTAGAGGATTCAAGTTGACTTATCGTTCAAAGGGTATGCTACATTGCACTGCCTTGCAGGTTGATGTATAAATTCATGTGTGATGATAAGTTTCTTCACTCCAGGCGTCGACAAGTGCAAGAATAAGAATGGTGGCTGCCAGATGATTTGTATAAATAAACTAGAGGGTCATGTGTGCAACTGTTCCTCAGGCTACAGACTAAATCCGGATGGTCGGACATGTACCGGTAAGGACTGTAGACATATGGCCTTGAGGTATTGCCATCTGTAGCTTTCTCTTTGGTGGTGTGCAGTTACAGATCCTTGTCTTGTCAACAATGGCGGCTGTCAAATAATATGCCGAACTAAAACTGGAGGGCATGAATGTGGATGTCCATCTGGATATAAATTGAAttcagatggacaaacatgcacagGTACGATTACATGCCCCGGGCTGGAGTCGCTGACCCTTTCTACAGTTCTTCTTGGTTTGCAGTTACGAACCCGTGTGTTGTCAGCAATGGAGGATGCCAAATGATATGTAGACACTCGCCACCTCGTAGCCACGCTTGCAGCTGTCTAGAGGGGTATAAACTCAAGTCAGATGGACGTTCATGTTCAGGTACCAACAACTCTAAGTTAAACTTTATACTTTTATCCATGGTGGAATTCTGATGCACTTAGATATAGACGAGTGTGCTCAAGGAGAACACAGTTGTGATTATAGCTGTATCAACACGGCCGGTAGCTTTCATTGTGGTTGCCCATCTGGTTATCAGACGCTGTCTCCTAGTGGTACATCCTGCTTTGGTAAAGGCTGACTGCGTCTCTTGAAATTATCCAGGTTACTGTTTCATCACTGATCTGTTAGATATTGACGAATGTGCATCCTCACAGCTCAACACTTGCCCTCAGAAATGCACTAACAATAAAGGGGGATTTGAATGCTCTTGTTATCCTGGCTACAAGataaacaagaaaagaaactGCGAACGTTAGACTGTGTTTGCATGCTTGTGACGTAATAGTGATTTAGACGCTTTAGGGCTTTAGGTATCAACTACTGTAAATCTAGTCGTTGTGAGCATCGATGCCGAAATCTGGAAACGTCATATCGATGCGAATGCTATGATGGATACAACCTGACATCAGATGGAGAGCATTGCAGGGGTATCAGGACTGGTGTATATGTGGTTGAGGTGATGTTGGGTTAATGGCTGGATTGTTGTAGATTATAACGAGTGCGCAGCTCCTGATATGGGAGGCTGTTCACATATCTGTATCAACTATGACGGTGGCTACAACTGCACCTGTCCATCATCTGGTTATGTTTTACGGAAGGATCTAAAATCATGCTACCGTATGGTGCTTGCTAGTGTTTATAAACTCAATCCTTGATTCATTGTTGTTTACACCATTCAGGCTGTTATGGACGAATGTCCAGCGCTGCAAACATGCTTGGGTTGCCTTCACACTCTGTTGTTACTGAAAAAGGTGCTGAGTGCTTGTGGTATTTGAGAGTGGATCCTGGTCAGAGGATCAAAGTCACTTTTACTCGTGTGCCAACTGATGACTGCAATACAACTCAGTTTCGAGTTGTGAACCCTAACCATCAGATCTGCAGCTCTAGAGGCTCACCAAGTGTAGTAGTGTCAAAACAAAATGAAGTCAAAATCTTGTTTCAATCAGAGCAAGCTTATCAGCAGCTTACAAGCTATTTTCTAGTATATTACAGCTCCAGTAAGATGCATTCCAGTTGACTTATTTGGACATTCTTTAACATTTGCATGTTTCCTAGTCTGTGGGGGATCTTTGGAAGTCACATTGCTaacaaagaaaatgtattCACATAATGGCGAAGGAAAGCGGAATTATCCTCCTGGAAGCAATTGCACTTGGACACTAAGAGCAGCTGATGAGAAATACGTAATCCATGTTGAATCAGATGATTTTCAGCTGGAGGAAAGTGACAACTGTAAGAGCGATTATGTTTTGATCGATAACAATCGCTATTGTGGACATCAATCATTTATATTATACAAATCA
This window encodes:
- the LOC134179297 gene encoding tolloid-like protein 2 gives rise to the protein MAEIDEPPLPMLTVSGLTVLFPTSLIASQHTHLLRRQLCYVLLDTGRLALVSLLFLSDHVTEIMFLSTKAVVGVVHMSEFKEESKAFLLELRCGSILARGSGSFSPPKNSTSNTCIWHIRAERGYYISLRIKTSELGMMVDGRCQLPYVEVKNYVTSNETNHYCQQVETYIVLQSPGSQLYVSYTRNTSNSGKTFTASYTTSCSKSFTSAVGILQSPLFPSSYPANGQCQWVITGQGKINVSFAAFEMESHFNCGYDYLELRDGPDISSKLLKRLCGSSHPALLSTTGNQLFIRFKSDRAVQKLGFSMRWESDADECAKDNGGCDDNCINLFGSYKCTCRLGYRLASDGHRCLHGCGGVLTGLSGVITSPNYPRYYVDNKLCEWQIRLPNSANVILSVTEFDVETGGSHCIYDRVEIYNGSAPHPIGQYCNGHEMPKNTNLGNVVRIVFRTDGSTVRRGFKLTYRSKGVDKCKNKNGYRLNPDGRTCTVTDPCLVNNGGCQIICRTKTGGHECGCPSGYKLNSDGQTCTVTNPCVVSNGGCQMICRHSPPRSHACSCLEGYKLKSDGRSCSDIDECAQGEHSCDYSCINTAGSFHCGCPSGYQTLSPSGTSCFDIDECASSQLNTCPQKCTNNKGGFECSCYPGYKINKKRNCERINYCKSSRCEHRCRNLETSYRCECYDGYNLTSDGEHCRDYNECAAPDMGGCSHICINYDGGYNCTCPSSGYVLRKDLKSCYRMVLASVYKLNP
- the LOC134180481 gene encoding bone morphogenetic protein 1-like; this translates as MSSAANMLGLPSHSVVTEKGAECLWYLRVDPGQRIKVTFTRVPTDDCNTTQFRVVNPNHQICSSRGSPSVVVSKQNEVKILFQSEQAYQQLTSYFLVYYSSICGGSLEVTLLTKKMYSHNGEGKRNYPPGSNCTWTLRAADEKYVIHVESDDFQLEESDNCKSDYVLIDNNRYCGHQSFILYKSTSPVVLIKFVSDNDTEDGGFRIKYYATET